From a region of the Corallococcus coralloides DSM 2259 genome:
- a CDS encoding MaoC family dehydratase, which produces MASTAEGGRQELFLDDLSVGQKFTSGTHTLDAAQIVAFAREFDPQGFHLDDATAKDTLFEGLAASGWHTAAITMKLNVQSGLPFKGGIVGAGGDIRWPRPTRPGDVLHVESEVLEVTPSRTRPDRGIATVRSETRNQKGDVVQVLVAKLVLPRRPASG; this is translated from the coding sequence ATGGCATCGACGGCAGAGGGCGGGCGCCAGGAGCTGTTCCTGGACGACCTGTCCGTGGGGCAGAAGTTCACCAGCGGCACGCACACGCTGGACGCGGCGCAGATTGTCGCCTTCGCGCGGGAGTTCGACCCGCAGGGCTTCCATCTGGACGACGCCACGGCGAAGGACACGCTGTTCGAAGGGTTGGCGGCGAGCGGCTGGCACACGGCCGCCATCACCATGAAGCTCAACGTCCAGAGCGGGCTGCCCTTCAAGGGCGGCATCGTGGGGGCGGGCGGGGACATCCGCTGGCCCAGGCCGACGCGCCCGGGGGACGTCCTTCACGTGGAGAGCGAGGTGCTGGAGGTGACTCCCTCGCGCACGCGGCCGGACCGGGGCATCGCCACCGTGCGCAGCGAGACGCGCAACCAGAAGGGCGACGTGGTGCAGGTGCTGGTCGCGAAGCTGGTGCTGCCCCGTCGCCCGGCGAGCGGGTGA
- a CDS encoding fatty acid desaturase family protein yields MSRAAPDFDLASVDVEGFYRELKELRARLDANLGEADAAHLRKMERWGKVASVFGVATAWIAPNPLSAVALGLGRSTRWLLMHHVGHRGYDRVPGMPASRTSKGFAKGNRRFVDWLDWMLPEAWVFEHNVLHHSHTGEDADPDLLERNAEGSLRDTGRPLALRYVQLALLAVTWRASYYAPETLGSLRRKGRREGGALTRTELWELFTRCYLPYATVFFGLYPAAFLLVSPWAAFSVFCNSVMADVVTNLHTFFVVGPNHTGEDLYRFDSAPANKAERMVQQVVGSANYRTGGDLNDYAHLWLNYQIEHHLWPDLPMLKYREAQPHVKALCEKYGIPYVQESVWTRARKMVDIVVGKASMKRLVKAAAPGMSAADARAEASAA; encoded by the coding sequence ATGTCCCGCGCTGCCCCTGACTTCGACCTGGCCTCCGTGGACGTGGAGGGCTTCTACCGGGAGCTGAAGGAGCTGCGCGCCCGGCTGGACGCGAACCTGGGTGAAGCGGACGCGGCGCACCTGCGGAAGATGGAGCGCTGGGGGAAGGTCGCGTCGGTGTTCGGCGTGGCCACGGCGTGGATCGCCCCCAACCCGCTCTCCGCGGTGGCGCTGGGCCTGGGCCGCTCCACGCGCTGGCTGCTCATGCACCACGTGGGGCACCGGGGCTATGACCGCGTGCCGGGCATGCCCGCGTCGCGCACCAGCAAGGGCTTCGCGAAGGGGAACCGCCGGTTCGTGGACTGGCTGGACTGGATGCTGCCAGAGGCGTGGGTCTTCGAGCACAACGTGCTGCACCACTCGCACACCGGCGAGGATGCGGATCCGGACCTCCTGGAGCGCAACGCGGAGGGCTCGCTGCGCGACACCGGCCGGCCGCTGGCGCTGCGCTATGTGCAGCTGGCGCTCCTGGCCGTCACCTGGCGCGCGAGCTACTACGCGCCGGAGACGCTGGGCTCGCTGCGCCGAAAGGGCCGGCGCGAGGGTGGGGCGCTGACGCGCACGGAGCTGTGGGAGCTCTTCACGCGCTGCTACCTGCCGTACGCGACCGTCTTCTTCGGGCTCTACCCGGCGGCGTTCCTGCTGGTGTCGCCGTGGGCGGCGTTCAGCGTGTTCTGCAACTCCGTGATGGCGGACGTCGTCACCAACCTGCACACGTTCTTCGTGGTGGGCCCCAACCACACCGGCGAGGACCTGTACCGCTTCGACTCCGCGCCCGCGAACAAGGCGGAGCGCATGGTGCAGCAGGTGGTGGGCAGCGCGAACTACCGCACGGGCGGCGACCTCAACGACTACGCCCACCTGTGGCTGAACTACCAGATCGAGCACCACCTCTGGCCGGACCTGCCGATGCTGAAGTACCGCGAGGCGCAGCCGCACGTGAAAGCGCTCTGCGAGAAGTACGGCATCCCGTACGTGCAGGAGAGCGTCTGGACGCGCGCGCGGAAGATGGTGGACATCGTCGTGGGCAAGGCGTCCATGAAGCGGCTGGTGAAGGCCGCGGCGCCCGGGATGTCGGCCGCCGACGCCCGGGCGGAAGCCTCCGCGGCCTGA
- a CDS encoding MBL fold metallo-hydrolase translates to MLTEVQAGPYTVRGVSVGGVYTSLLVPELGVLLDAGIPIRSFATTDRIFLSHGHADHASALGSLLGIRALVGKGPPFVYLPAEIEAPVQEALAALGRLHRMKSDIRTVPMRPGDTVKVQQDLWVRAFRTHHPVPSLGYQFLRRVAKLKPEFRELPPAKIGRRRQAGEPLFDEVERLELAYCTDTLSNVLERQPSLFDSRVLILECTFIDAERTVRDAQERAHIHLEEIASMADRFQNEALVLMHFSQAYSPAQVHATLQARLPASLFERVRVFAPDAGRWFG, encoded by the coding sequence ATGCTGACCGAGGTGCAGGCGGGGCCCTATACCGTGCGCGGCGTGTCCGTGGGCGGCGTGTACACGTCGCTCCTGGTGCCGGAGCTGGGGGTGCTGCTCGACGCGGGCATCCCCATCCGCTCCTTCGCCACCACGGACCGCATCTTCCTCAGCCACGGGCATGCGGACCATGCGAGCGCGCTGGGCTCGCTGCTGGGCATCCGCGCGCTCGTGGGCAAGGGGCCGCCGTTCGTCTACCTGCCGGCGGAGATTGAAGCGCCCGTGCAGGAGGCGCTCGCGGCCCTGGGGCGCCTGCACCGGATGAAGTCCGACATCCGCACCGTCCCCATGCGCCCCGGTGACACCGTGAAGGTGCAGCAGGACCTGTGGGTCCGCGCCTTTCGCACGCACCATCCCGTGCCGTCGCTGGGCTACCAGTTCCTGCGCCGTGTCGCGAAGCTCAAGCCCGAGTTCCGCGAGCTGCCTCCGGCGAAGATTGGCCGCCGTCGTCAGGCCGGTGAGCCGCTGTTCGATGAAGTCGAGCGCCTGGAGTTGGCCTACTGCACGGACACGCTCTCCAACGTGCTGGAGCGCCAGCCGTCCCTGTTCGACAGCCGCGTGCTCATCCTCGAATGCACGTTCATCGACGCGGAGCGCACCGTGCGCGACGCGCAGGAGCGGGCCCACATCCACCTGGAGGAGATCGCCTCCATGGCGGACCGCTTCCAGAACGAGGCCCTGGTGCTGATGCATTTCAGTCAGGCTTACAGCCCCGCGCAGGTCCACGCGACGCTCCAGGCCCGTCTCCCGGCGTCGCTGTTCGAACGCGTGCGAGTCTTCGCGCCTGACGCCGGCCGCTGGTTCGGTTGA
- a CDS encoding DUF5995 family protein: MLWNPVNAEEALEGLEKILARLNARNDSRAIFLDIYAIVTRKVVHLLSREDAGGFLEPEWLSHLTGRFAEEALIAVRDSLKNLPLPTAAWRFATHYPAQGLTQPYQDALLGVSAHINHDLGMVVYDNIAHQSPPADARRMARYRHDYFHVNEILRSCIPECVDLLAERYRCASTRLLLRVPFSRPVVERAVMRMLIVWRQRVWDNVVAMLEAQTPEEHQAVVERVRTTSGRIAQALCADKALWWTVRGESPPFSLGLPPEAWPGVVLPPEPGPEVDASAARAG; this comes from the coding sequence GTGCTCTGGAATCCTGTCAACGCGGAGGAGGCGTTGGAGGGGCTGGAGAAGATCCTCGCCCGGCTGAACGCGCGCAATGACTCACGCGCCATCTTCCTGGACATCTACGCCATCGTCACGCGCAAGGTCGTCCACCTGCTGAGCCGGGAGGACGCGGGCGGCTTTCTCGAACCCGAGTGGCTTTCGCACCTGACGGGCCGCTTCGCGGAAGAGGCACTCATCGCGGTGCGGGACTCGCTGAAGAACCTGCCGCTGCCCACCGCGGCGTGGCGCTTCGCGACGCATTACCCGGCCCAGGGCCTCACGCAGCCGTACCAGGACGCGCTCCTGGGTGTGAGCGCCCACATCAACCACGACCTGGGAATGGTCGTCTACGACAACATCGCCCACCAGTCGCCGCCGGCGGATGCACGCCGCATGGCGCGCTACCGGCACGACTACTTCCACGTGAACGAGATCCTCCGCTCGTGCATCCCGGAGTGCGTGGACCTGCTCGCGGAGCGCTACCGGTGCGCGTCCACGCGGCTGCTCTTGCGGGTACCCTTCAGCCGCCCCGTGGTGGAGCGGGCGGTGATGCGGATGCTCATCGTCTGGCGCCAGCGCGTCTGGGACAACGTGGTCGCGATGCTGGAGGCGCAGACGCCGGAGGAGCACCAGGCCGTCGTGGAGCGCGTCCGCACGACCTCCGGCCGCATCGCGCAGGCGCTGTGCGCGGACAAGGCGCTCTGGTGGACGGTGCGCGGCGAGTCGCCGCCGTTCAGCCTGGGCCTGCCGCCGGAGGCGTGGCCCGGCGTGGTGCTGCCTCCGGAGCCTGGGCCGGAAGTGGACGCGAGCGCTGCCCGCGCCGGCTAG
- a CDS encoding DUF6348 family protein gives MTSTPANEQLAELLRAHDLALQEEGEWLRVSPRGPRFQATFTDTRTEPGSCTRRLDVWLEPWTGRWVVESVVGVGTTEAEALNDALMHFARASLHVLLAAFVRPPDEHVTVETWQVGGIDRKVILGNIITRGDNPGPKLEEPWFKAFESALRSLPLASGTHCVRVYYAQRDEKRMALEVLLDNQPWQALADLLETASWPAAPGFLSRRLFLVLQGGFDVSRAVAAWFDVPEDGDRVAVFQEQGANLLEAEKLNAYLPLAFGVPLARRFGVAPPISVWFRTLASQAQRTLLLNEDRLWVEALQLAEQAFQGHTGLSEEQLTTLAHSGAMVRAIHQSLKEGARPENLILSTPQIGLSGEAMLQWSTYTPLVPPPAPKPAPPAPATTAPPEAPRRPWWKFW, from the coding sequence ATGACTTCAACTCCCGCGAACGAGCAACTAGCGGAACTCCTCCGTGCTCACGACCTCGCCCTCCAGGAGGAGGGGGAATGGCTCCGCGTGAGCCCCCGGGGCCCGCGCTTCCAGGCAACGTTCACCGACACGCGAACCGAGCCGGGCAGCTGCACACGACGACTCGACGTCTGGCTGGAGCCATGGACCGGCCGGTGGGTCGTCGAGTCCGTGGTAGGTGTTGGCACGACGGAAGCGGAGGCCTTGAACGATGCCCTGATGCACTTCGCCCGGGCGAGCCTGCACGTGCTCCTGGCCGCCTTCGTTCGTCCTCCCGACGAGCACGTCACCGTCGAGACCTGGCAGGTGGGTGGCATCGACCGGAAGGTCATCCTGGGCAATATCATCACCCGAGGCGACAACCCCGGCCCGAAACTCGAGGAGCCGTGGTTCAAGGCCTTCGAGAGCGCGCTCCGGTCGCTGCCGCTGGCCTCTGGCACCCATTGCGTGCGCGTCTATTACGCCCAGAGGGACGAGAAGCGCATGGCGCTGGAGGTGCTGCTCGACAACCAGCCATGGCAGGCACTGGCGGACCTGCTTGAGACCGCCTCCTGGCCTGCTGCCCCCGGGTTTCTCAGCCGGAGGCTCTTCCTGGTGCTCCAGGGCGGCTTCGACGTGAGTCGTGCGGTCGCGGCCTGGTTCGATGTCCCGGAGGATGGAGATCGGGTGGCCGTCTTCCAGGAGCAGGGCGCGAACCTGCTGGAAGCGGAGAAGCTCAACGCCTATCTCCCTCTCGCCTTCGGGGTGCCGCTGGCGCGCAGATTCGGCGTGGCTCCACCGATTTCGGTCTGGTTCCGCACCCTCGCTTCACAGGCCCAACGGACCTTGCTCCTGAACGAGGACCGGCTCTGGGTTGAAGCGCTCCAGTTGGCCGAGCAGGCCTTTCAAGGCCATACCGGGCTGAGCGAGGAGCAACTGACGACGCTCGCCCACTCGGGCGCGATGGTCAGAGCCATCCACCAATCATTGAAGGAAGGGGCCAGACCCGAAAACCTGATCCTCTCCACGCCGCAGATCGGGCTTTCAGGCGAAGCGATGTTGCAATGGTCGACGTATACGCCCCTCGTGCCACCTCCCGCCCCGAAACCGGCGCCCCCTGCCCCTGCGACAACTGCCCCTCCTGAAGCTCCGCGTCGTCCCTGGTGGAAGTTCTGGTAG
- a CDS encoding NADH:flavin oxidoreductase/NADH oxidase encodes MSSKLFSPLKLRDITLRNRVVVSPMCQYSSDDGFANEWHVVHLGSRAVGGAGLVVMEATAVEPEGRISPQDVGLWKDAHVEQLARINRFMHQNGAASGVQLAHAGRKASTPRPWDAGKRVEPEHGGWQVLGPTTEAFDEGYPVPTALDEAGIQRIVKAFADAAVRAKAAGFQVIELHAAHGYLLHEFLSPLSNKRTDKYGGTFENRTRFALEVTRAVRAKWPESLPLFMRISATDWVEGGWTPEDSVALARLVAKEGVDLMDCSSGGVVPYAKIPVGPGYQTQLAEQVRKEAGLLTGAVGMIRSAYQAEHILATGQADVVFLARELLRDPYWPLRAAKELRADVLWPHQYERAKN; translated from the coding sequence ATGAGCAGCAAGCTGTTCTCCCCCTTGAAGCTGCGGGACATCACCCTGCGCAACCGCGTGGTGGTTTCGCCCATGTGCCAGTACTCGAGCGACGACGGCTTCGCGAACGAGTGGCACGTGGTGCACCTGGGCAGCCGCGCGGTGGGGGGCGCGGGGCTGGTGGTGATGGAGGCCACGGCGGTGGAGCCGGAGGGCCGCATCTCGCCGCAGGACGTGGGGCTGTGGAAGGACGCGCACGTGGAGCAGCTGGCGCGCATCAACCGCTTCATGCACCAGAACGGCGCCGCGTCCGGTGTGCAGCTGGCGCACGCGGGCCGCAAGGCCTCCACGCCCCGGCCTTGGGACGCGGGCAAGCGCGTGGAGCCGGAGCACGGCGGCTGGCAGGTGCTGGGGCCCACGACGGAGGCGTTCGACGAGGGCTACCCGGTGCCCACCGCGCTGGACGAGGCGGGCATCCAGCGCATCGTGAAGGCGTTCGCGGACGCGGCGGTGCGCGCGAAGGCCGCGGGCTTCCAGGTCATCGAGCTGCACGCGGCGCACGGCTACCTGCTGCACGAGTTCCTGTCGCCGCTGTCGAACAAGCGGACGGACAAGTACGGCGGCACGTTCGAGAACCGGACGCGCTTCGCGCTGGAGGTGACGCGCGCCGTGCGGGCGAAGTGGCCGGAGTCGCTGCCGCTCTTCATGCGCATCTCCGCGACGGACTGGGTGGAGGGCGGCTGGACGCCGGAGGACTCGGTGGCGCTGGCGCGGCTGGTGGCGAAGGAGGGCGTGGACCTGATGGATTGCTCGTCCGGCGGCGTGGTGCCGTACGCGAAGATTCCGGTGGGGCCGGGCTACCAGACGCAGCTGGCGGAGCAGGTGCGCAAGGAGGCGGGCCTGCTCACGGGCGCGGTGGGGATGATCCGCTCCGCGTACCAGGCCGAGCACATCCTGGCCACGGGACAGGCGGACGTCGTCTTCCTGGCGCGCGAGCTGTTGAGGGACCCGTACTGGCCGCTGCGCGCCGCGAAGGAGCTGCGCGCGGACGTGCTGTGGCCGCACCAGTACGAGCGCGCGAAGAACTGA
- the def gene encoding peptide deformylase, which translates to MVLKIVQAGEPVLRQRARELTPEEIGSEDTRRLIQLMRDTMRDAPGVGLAAPQVGVGLRLVVIEDRAEYQAGASPADLALRERAPVAFHVLINPKLVVEDPTPMEFHEGCLSVNGLAALVARARGVRVEALDENGQPVTVSARGWYARIIQHELDHLDGTLYVDRMETRSLTTQENHRRHWLGKSTAQVRTALGLPEQTPSLPRKDPT; encoded by the coding sequence ATGGTGCTCAAGATCGTCCAGGCGGGGGAACCGGTGCTGCGCCAGCGCGCGCGAGAGCTGACCCCGGAAGAAATCGGCAGCGAAGACACGCGGCGGCTCATCCAGCTGATGCGCGACACGATGCGGGACGCGCCCGGTGTGGGGCTCGCGGCCCCCCAGGTGGGCGTGGGCCTGCGGCTGGTGGTCATCGAGGACCGCGCCGAGTACCAGGCTGGCGCATCGCCCGCGGATCTGGCGCTGCGGGAGCGCGCACCGGTGGCCTTCCACGTGCTGATCAACCCGAAGCTCGTGGTGGAGGACCCCACGCCGATGGAGTTCCACGAGGGCTGCCTGAGCGTGAACGGCCTGGCGGCGCTGGTGGCCCGGGCGCGCGGCGTGCGGGTGGAGGCGCTGGATGAGAACGGGCAGCCGGTGACGGTGTCCGCGCGCGGCTGGTACGCGCGCATCATCCAGCACGAGCTGGATCACCTGGACGGCACGCTCTACGTGGACCGCATGGAGACGCGCAGCCTCACGACGCAGGAGAACCACCGCCGGCACTGGCTGGGAAAGAGCACGGCCCAGGTGCGCACGGCGCTGGGATTGCCAGAGCAGACCCCTTCGCTTCCCCGAAAGGACCCGACATGA
- a CDS encoding BamA/TamA family outer membrane protein: protein MAHADEDLPVSSSLRSEVGDVTVEGANKTQSSTVRSFGQVDVGDPVDSEELEKVERRLLATGLFQDVRVSTEPMPDGRVRLVLRVKDKASWVVAPTVALSSANTGGGLLYAENNLGGRAKKFVVAAQVSTGESGLYVGFLDPILFGLPQLKFSLEGQLKSDRVDEYSMDPSEDDPEVLRRTRFNSASLSAELGFILFERVRAAAKYRLSSIDAKTPDPKMPVTTPPFSTGPAMRDTSLRLMVGLDTRQTLYAVTEGLNLEASYEVSTPDVWSEFDYRKFGLLYRHGIRFFEENNLVLRGELILGTDLPFQQELVMGGTTLRGFQYRQFRGDSRLTFTAEYHFPLFKVKSLAFRGVAFSDTGAVAWKDVPEDGILRDANGRVIRNYLRETITGQNPVTVAQGVGGGLRLYLNNVVLPLLGVDVAYAVNSGQVRFYLVAGVTPS from the coding sequence ATGGCCCACGCCGACGAGGACCTGCCCGTGTCCTCCTCCCTGCGCTCCGAGGTCGGAGACGTGACGGTGGAGGGCGCGAACAAGACGCAGTCCTCGACGGTGCGCTCGTTCGGACAGGTGGACGTGGGCGACCCGGTGGACAGCGAGGAACTGGAGAAGGTGGAGCGGCGCCTGTTGGCCACGGGGCTCTTCCAGGATGTCCGTGTCAGCACCGAGCCGATGCCCGACGGGCGCGTGCGGCTGGTGCTGCGGGTGAAGGACAAGGCGTCGTGGGTGGTGGCCCCCACGGTGGCCCTGTCCTCCGCGAACACCGGCGGCGGGCTGCTCTACGCGGAGAACAACCTGGGCGGCCGCGCGAAGAAGTTCGTCGTCGCGGCGCAGGTGAGCACCGGCGAGAGCGGCCTGTACGTGGGCTTCCTGGATCCGATCCTCTTCGGCCTGCCGCAGCTCAAGTTCAGCCTGGAGGGGCAGCTGAAGAGCGACCGCGTGGACGAGTACAGCATGGACCCCAGCGAGGACGACCCGGAGGTCCTCCGGCGCACGCGCTTCAACTCCGCGTCCCTCAGCGCCGAGCTGGGCTTCATCCTCTTCGAGCGCGTGCGCGCGGCGGCGAAGTACCGCCTGTCGAGCATCGACGCGAAGACTCCGGACCCGAAGATGCCGGTGACGACGCCGCCCTTCTCCACCGGCCCCGCCATGCGAGACACGTCGCTGCGCCTCATGGTGGGCCTGGACACGCGCCAGACGCTGTACGCGGTGACGGAGGGGCTCAACCTGGAGGCCTCCTACGAGGTGTCCACCCCGGATGTGTGGAGCGAGTTCGACTACCGCAAGTTCGGCCTCCTCTACCGCCACGGCATCCGCTTCTTCGAAGAGAACAACCTGGTGCTGCGCGGAGAGCTGATCCTGGGCACGGACCTGCCCTTCCAGCAGGAGCTGGTGATGGGCGGCACCACGCTTCGCGGCTTCCAGTACCGGCAGTTCCGCGGCGACAGCCGGCTCACCTTCACGGCCGAGTACCACTTCCCCCTCTTCAAGGTGAAGTCGCTGGCCTTCCGGGGAGTGGCCTTCTCCGACACGGGCGCCGTCGCGTGGAAGGACGTGCCCGAGGATGGGATCCTGCGCGACGCCAACGGACGCGTCATCCGCAACTACCTGCGGGAGACGATCACGGGCCAGAACCCCGTCACCGTGGCCCAGGGCGTGGGCGGGGGCCTGCGGCTGTACCTCAACAACGTCGTGCTGCCCCTGCTGGGCGTGGACGTCGCCTACGCCGTCAACTCCGGCCAGGTGCGCTTCTACCTCGTGGCCGGAGTCACGCCCTCCTGA
- a CDS encoding FAD-dependent monooxygenase, with protein MTSASPRHVLIAGAGIGGLTLACALQRAGLRATVFERAEALRPVGAGIIVQMNAAVALRRIGLCDAVVAEGERAEQTLILDSTGARITAVDVRSLQEELDIPMVAVHRARLQAVLRAHAGPEEAVRLGVSVTGFEDDGARVTVTLSTGETVTGDVLVGADGLRSVVRTGLLGAQPTRYSGYTSWRGVCPGADLVPAGQFTETWGPGARFGIVPIGHGEVYWFATLNAPAGAEDAPGQTLAVLQDRFAGWHAPIAKLLAATPPERVLRTDIHDRPPVSHWSRGRVTLLGDAAHPMTPNLGQGGCQAIEDGVVLGECLAAPGSVEDALRAYESRRVKRANALVVRSHQVGRVAQWENGAARFVRDALFRRVPQSAARRELWTLVQGMR; from the coding sequence ATGACGTCCGCATCCCCCCGCCACGTCCTCATCGCCGGAGCAGGCATTGGAGGCCTCACGCTGGCCTGTGCGCTCCAGCGCGCGGGCCTTCGAGCCACCGTGTTCGAACGCGCCGAAGCCCTGCGTCCGGTGGGCGCGGGCATCATCGTGCAGATGAATGCCGCGGTGGCCCTGCGCCGCATCGGCCTGTGTGACGCGGTGGTCGCGGAGGGGGAGCGCGCGGAGCAGACCCTCATCCTCGATTCGACGGGCGCCCGGATCACCGCCGTCGACGTGCGCTCGCTCCAGGAGGAGCTGGATATCCCGATGGTGGCCGTGCACCGCGCGCGCCTCCAGGCCGTCCTTCGCGCCCACGCGGGCCCGGAGGAGGCCGTGCGGCTGGGCGTCAGCGTGACGGGCTTCGAGGACGACGGGGCCCGCGTCACGGTGACGCTGTCCACGGGTGAGACCGTGACTGGCGACGTCCTGGTGGGCGCGGATGGCCTGCGCTCCGTCGTGCGGACCGGGCTGCTGGGTGCGCAGCCCACGCGTTACTCCGGCTACACCAGCTGGCGCGGTGTCTGCCCGGGCGCGGACCTGGTGCCAGCGGGCCAGTTCACCGAGACGTGGGGACCCGGGGCTCGCTTCGGCATCGTGCCCATCGGCCATGGCGAGGTGTACTGGTTCGCCACGCTGAACGCGCCCGCGGGGGCGGAGGATGCACCGGGACAGACGCTCGCCGTCCTCCAGGATCGCTTCGCCGGATGGCACGCGCCCATCGCGAAGCTGCTCGCGGCGACGCCACCCGAGCGCGTCCTGCGCACGGACATCCACGACCGTCCTCCGGTATCGCACTGGAGTCGGGGTCGGGTGACGCTGCTGGGTGACGCCGCGCATCCGATGACGCCGAACCTGGGGCAGGGCGGCTGTCAGGCCATCGAGGACGGCGTGGTGCTGGGGGAATGTCTCGCGGCGCCGGGCAGCGTGGAAGACGCACTGCGTGCATACGAATCCCGCCGGGTGAAACGTGCCAACGCGCTGGTCGTGCGCTCACATCAGGTGGGTCGTGTGGCCCAGTGGGAGAATGGAGCCGCGCGTTTTGTCCGCGATGCACTATTCCGGCGTGTCCCGCAGTCGGCCGCGAGACGCGAGCTATGGACGCTGGTCCAAGGCATGCGCTGA
- a CDS encoding c-type cytochrome: protein MMKKILIAIGALVALVLIGAGTAMGVASHKINKTYENVALPNITRDSSPEGIARGEQVFRAVCAECHAGGGNTKPTGVQMHDFPPELGTFYSANITSDPEKGVGAWTDQEIARMVINSIDKNHHVRPMPAFPNMGDKDLAAVIGFMRSGHPDFAPEKSQPPRSTLTPMGRMVFSFAMGINDKGRTEVVPVPAKAADSVEYGRYVSASVYDCVFCHSPGFEGSAVKMQKPETVLSGGFEFDMTPLGGEGKLLSPNITVSETAGIGKWTLDEFKHAMRTGVTPSGHILRAPMPKYRYADDVELTAIYTFLRSMKPNDTVVPPPAGGRPKAEPSNDPEKMFSSLGCATCHAPGKAYEAKLQGAKGKAPEEVAKWIRNPESFKPGTQMPTYESLVDENNALALAKYVLGKTGGTVSEGTAP from the coding sequence ATGATGAAGAAGATCCTGATCGCCATTGGTGCGTTGGTCGCCCTGGTCCTGATTGGCGCGGGCACCGCCATGGGCGTGGCCAGCCACAAGATCAACAAGACGTATGAGAACGTCGCCCTGCCCAACATCACGCGCGACAGCTCGCCGGAGGGCATTGCCCGCGGTGAGCAGGTGTTCCGCGCGGTGTGCGCGGAGTGTCACGCGGGCGGTGGCAACACCAAGCCCACGGGCGTGCAGATGCACGACTTCCCGCCAGAGCTGGGCACGTTCTACTCCGCGAACATCACCTCCGACCCGGAGAAGGGCGTGGGCGCCTGGACGGACCAGGAGATCGCCCGCATGGTGATCAACTCCATCGACAAGAACCACCACGTGCGCCCCATGCCCGCGTTCCCCAACATGGGTGACAAGGACCTGGCGGCGGTCATCGGGTTCATGCGCTCCGGCCACCCGGACTTCGCGCCGGAGAAGTCCCAGCCGCCGCGCTCCACGCTGACCCCCATGGGCCGGATGGTGTTCTCCTTCGCCATGGGCATCAACGACAAGGGCCGCACGGAAGTGGTGCCCGTGCCCGCGAAGGCGGCGGACTCCGTGGAGTACGGCCGTTACGTGTCCGCCAGCGTCTACGACTGCGTCTTCTGCCACTCGCCGGGCTTCGAGGGCAGCGCGGTGAAGATGCAGAAGCCGGAGACCGTGCTGAGCGGCGGCTTCGAGTTCGACATGACGCCGCTGGGCGGCGAGGGCAAGCTGCTGTCGCCCAACATCACCGTCAGCGAGACGGCCGGCATCGGCAAGTGGACGCTGGATGAGTTCAAGCACGCCATGCGCACGGGCGTGACGCCCTCGGGCCACATCCTGCGCGCGCCCATGCCCAAGTACCGCTACGCGGACGACGTGGAGCTCACCGCCATCTACACCTTCCTGCGCTCCATGAAGCCCAACGACACGGTGGTGCCGCCTCCCGCCGGTGGCCGCCCCAAGGCGGAGCCCTCCAACGACCCGGAGAAGATGTTCAGCTCCCTGGGCTGCGCGACCTGCCACGCCCCCGGCAAGGCCTACGAGGCCAAGCTCCAGGGCGCCAAGGGCAAGGCTCCGGAGGAAGTGGCCAAGTGGATCCGCAACCCGGAGTCCTTCAAGCCCGGCACGCAGATGCCCACCTACGAGTCCCTCGTCGATGAGAACAACGCCCTGGCGCTCGCGAAGTACGTCCTGGGCAAGACGGGCGGCACCGTGAGTGAAGGCACCGCGCCCTGA